Proteins encoded in a region of the Deltaproteobacteria bacterium genome:
- a CDS encoding FtsQ-type POTRA domain-containing protein, producing MKRFPRDKRNRYVTKVHRGLMAPRILVFLVRLLGVAFIGVSASMGLLWFYEYALELPYFRLSGVTLVGCERVNDKRIIALMGVDSRTSVLGMDLKKAAERIQSEPWIEKAMVRRELPDELWVRVWERRPVALANLDSLYYMDGNGVPFKTIEVGDSMNYPIVTGASSDDFEPDRSGRIHTLERILAVLQLLENKTSPVIPTAVSEIHVEKDGALVLITRDHVHIRLGLDSYSNKFSRLAEVMEDLNGKDHWRLIQSIDLDYEDQAIVEYRKLKESMEQA from the coding sequence ATGAAAAGATTTCCTAGAGACAAAAGAAACCGTTACGTAACCAAGGTCCATCGAGGGCTCATGGCGCCAAGGATACTGGTGTTCCTGGTCCGCCTACTGGGCGTTGCGTTCATAGGCGTTTCAGCCAGCATGGGCCTGTTGTGGTTCTATGAATACGCGCTCGAATTACCCTATTTCAGACTCTCGGGTGTAACGCTGGTAGGCTGCGAGCGGGTCAATGACAAACGAATCATCGCACTCATGGGAGTTGACAGCCGAACGAGTGTTTTGGGGATGGACCTGAAAAAGGCGGCCGAACGGATTCAGTCGGAGCCCTGGATCGAAAAGGCCATGGTGCGCCGTGAACTTCCGGACGAGTTGTGGGTTCGAGTCTGGGAACGGCGGCCGGTCGCCCTGGCTAACCTGGACTCCCTTTATTACATGGATGGAAACGGCGTGCCGTTCAAAACCATCGAAGTCGGCGACTCGATGAATTATCCGATCGTGACCGGAGCTTCCAGTGACGATTTCGAGCCCGACCGCTCAGGCCGTATCCATACTCTGGAACGGATTCTGGCCGTTCTGCAGTTGCTGGAGAATAAAACCTCTCCCGTGATCCCCACAGCGGTCTCCGAGATCCATGTGGAGAAAGATGGGGCCCTGGTGCTCATCACTCGTGACCATGTTCACATCCGGCTTGGCCTAGATTCGTATTCGAATAAGTTCAGCCGACTTGCCGAGGTGATGGAAGATCTGAATGGGAAAGATCACTGGCGGCTCATTCAATCGATCGACCTCGACTACGAGGATCAGGCGATCGTGGAATACCGCAAGTTGAAAGAGAGTATGGAGCAAGCATGA
- the murB gene encoding UDP-N-acetylmuramate dehydrogenase produces MQSGHKTSLKRLLKDRVDFEVPLGRYTSLRVGGRAWAVARPADVHEVRALLGFLADTGMAAFPLGEGTNLLVSDSGFDGVVILLKDGFTSAHFEREPSGTVVCVAGAGAHLSMVQRFLLQHGFGGFEFAAGIPGSIGGSVRMNAGTAAGEMKDVVLWIEWVTRDEGCLRFYGNELSFSYRNLDLPEGAVVVRAALKVEARDPDCIRREIRGLMKKRLQTQPIGKRSAGSVFRNPPGFAAGRLIEQAGLKGTREGAAVVSEKHANFILNEGSATATDIFRLIQRIRRDVHDQLGVRLIPEIVFLGSFGANGKAASETALSYEKIS; encoded by the coding sequence ATGCAGTCCGGGCATAAAACATCGCTCAAGAGGCTTTTGAAGGACCGGGTGGACTTCGAAGTGCCGCTCGGCAGGTACACCAGTCTTCGGGTTGGAGGCCGGGCGTGGGCCGTGGCGCGGCCGGCCGACGTACACGAGGTCAGAGCGTTGTTGGGTTTTCTGGCCGACACCGGCATGGCAGCGTTTCCCTTAGGAGAAGGCACCAACCTGCTGGTTTCGGATTCCGGTTTCGACGGGGTGGTAATCCTTCTGAAGGACGGATTTACCAGCGCACATTTCGAGCGGGAACCCTCGGGGACCGTTGTATGTGTTGCCGGTGCAGGAGCGCATCTTTCCATGGTGCAACGCTTTCTGCTTCAGCACGGTTTCGGCGGGTTCGAATTCGCTGCGGGCATTCCGGGCTCCATCGGCGGATCGGTCAGGATGAACGCGGGTACGGCCGCGGGCGAGATGAAAGACGTGGTCCTGTGGATTGAGTGGGTGACCAGGGACGAGGGCTGCCTCCGTTTTTACGGAAACGAATTGAGCTTCTCGTATCGAAACCTGGATCTTCCTGAAGGCGCCGTTGTCGTCCGCGCGGCCTTGAAAGTGGAGGCACGGGACCCGGATTGCATCAGAAGGGAAATCCGCGGACTCATGAAAAAGCGCCTACAGACTCAGCCCATCGGCAAGCGCTCCGCCGGAAGTGTATTCCGAAATCCTCCCGGATTCGCGGCAGGTCGGCTCATTGAACAGGCGGGGCTGAAAGGAACTCGTGAAGGTGCGGCGGTGGTGAGCGAGAAACACGCCAATTTCATCTTGAATGAGGGGAGCGCCACGGCGACCGATATCTTTCGCTTGATTCAAAGAATCCGACGGGACGTTCATGATCAACTTGGTGTCCGTTTGATCCCTGAGATCGTCTTTTTGGGGTCGTTTGGCGCCAATGGAAAGGCTGCGTCGGAAACGGCTTTATCCTATGAAAAGATTTCCTAG
- a CDS encoding UDP-N-acetylmuramate--L-alanine ligase yields MRRTKIRNLHFVGIGGSGMSGIAEVLLNQGFRVRGSDMKDSQIVRRLTGLGAEIHIGHQADHVRDAEVVVISSAVKEDNVEVQEARRLKIPVIKRAEMLSELMRTKYGIAVAGAHGKTTTTSLVAQVLTNAGLDPTVVIGGRLSTFGSSARLGQSDIMVAEADESDGSFLRLSPAVVVVTNLDAEHLDYYGSLDEIKQAFLEFIDKVPFYGLSVLCLDNPGLQDLIPHVHRRMVTYGLSAQADVRAFDVKQRGPTTSFRVMAGDRDMGPITLNLPGIHNMFNALAAICVGMELDVSFESAAESLQRLGQVQRRLEILGSVDEVMVVDDYAHHPTEIKATLEAVQSSWKERRIVAVFQPHRYSRSFHLHDEFVKSFYQADHLVITEIYPAGEKPIKDVNGHRMFEGIRDHGHRDVLFLENDAEIVEHLVSFCRPGDLLLTMGAGNVYEVGLKFLEQKMENAVRA; encoded by the coding sequence ATGAGACGCACTAAAATAAGGAATCTGCACTTTGTGGGCATTGGCGGCTCGGGCATGAGCGGCATTGCGGAAGTGCTTCTGAACCAGGGATTTCGAGTTCGCGGCTCGGACATGAAGGACTCCCAGATCGTTCGTCGCCTTACCGGCCTCGGAGCGGAGATCCATATCGGCCATCAGGCGGACCACGTGCGTGATGCGGAAGTAGTGGTGATCTCATCCGCCGTGAAAGAGGACAATGTGGAAGTCCAGGAGGCCCGTCGACTGAAAATCCCGGTGATCAAACGCGCTGAAATGCTTTCCGAACTGATGCGTACGAAATACGGCATCGCCGTAGCCGGCGCCCACGGCAAAACAACGACTACAAGTCTGGTAGCCCAAGTGCTGACCAACGCAGGGTTGGACCCCACCGTGGTGATAGGCGGCCGCCTCTCGACTTTCGGCAGCAGCGCCCGCCTGGGTCAGAGTGACATCATGGTCGCCGAGGCGGACGAGAGCGACGGCTCCTTTCTGCGACTGTCTCCCGCCGTGGTAGTGGTCACCAATCTGGACGCCGAACACCTGGATTACTACGGCAGTCTGGACGAGATTAAACAGGCGTTCCTGGAGTTTATCGACAAAGTACCTTTTTATGGGCTCAGCGTGCTCTGTCTGGACAACCCCGGGCTCCAGGATCTTATTCCTCACGTGCACAGAAGAATGGTCACGTATGGGCTTTCGGCTCAGGCGGACGTCAGGGCCTTTGACGTTAAGCAGCGGGGGCCCACCACCTCCTTTCGTGTGATGGCCGGAGACCGGGACATGGGACCGATCACTCTGAACCTTCCGGGCATACACAACATGTTCAACGCTCTTGCCGCGATCTGTGTGGGCATGGAGCTGGACGTCTCCTTCGAGTCCGCCGCGGAAAGCCTCCAGCGTCTAGGCCAGGTCCAGCGCCGCCTTGAAATCCTGGGGTCCGTGGACGAGGTGATGGTTGTTGACGACTACGCGCACCATCCCACGGAGATCAAGGCCACGCTCGAGGCGGTTCAGAGTTCCTGGAAAGAGAGGCGGATCGTGGCGGTTTTCCAGCCGCACCGATACAGCCGGAGCTTTCACCTGCACGATGAATTCGTCAAGTCTTTCTACCAGGCGGATCATCTGGTCATCACGGAGATTTATCCGGCAGGCGAAAAGCCCATCAAGGACGTGAACGGACATAGAATGTTCGAAGGAATCCGCGATCACGGCCATCGGGACGTGCTTTTTCTCGAAAACGATGCCGAAATCGTCGAGCATCTGGTGTCTTTCTGCCGTCCGGGCGATCTGCTGCTCACCATGGGAGCGGGCAATGTCTACGAGGTTGGATTGAAGTTCCTTGAACAGAAAATGGAAAATGCAGTCCGGGCATAA
- the murG gene encoding undecaprenyldiphospho-muramoylpentapeptide beta-N-acetylglucosaminyltransferase, translating into MAGLVFAGGGTGGHLFPGLAMAEDFRMRTAEIPITFIGTGRQLEQRVLKETGYPLETISTTGLTNKRGFRKAGAFFKVVQGIFESVFLLRRLRPSLVIGLGGYSSGPVGLAAYLMGIPLILQEQNARPGLTNRWLARFARAVLVSYDESLDYFPEGLAKVTGNPVRKPFLHCPDRRDPSMTHVLITGGSQGAHAINTVAPEAIRMMIMDHRAVRVTHQAGQEDLDLVRGAYENIGCEARVEAFIRDMAEAVSSADLVLGRAGATSLAEIAQVGRGAILIPYPFASHNHQEENARVWEKRGAARVLLESELSAESLAKVLDELIGDRSRLLEMAVNARGLSRPNAVEDAVAACLEYLPDDETH; encoded by the coding sequence ATGGCGGGGCTCGTATTCGCCGGTGGGGGAACGGGCGGGCATTTGTTTCCCGGCCTGGCCATGGCTGAAGATTTCCGGATGCGAACAGCAGAGATACCGATCACGTTTATCGGGACCGGCCGGCAACTCGAGCAACGAGTGTTGAAAGAGACAGGATACCCATTAGAGACCATCTCGACAACGGGTCTTACCAATAAACGCGGTTTCAGAAAAGCGGGGGCCTTTTTCAAAGTGGTTCAGGGCATCTTTGAAAGCGTTTTTCTGCTTCGAAGGCTTCGCCCTTCTCTGGTGATCGGCCTGGGCGGCTATTCCTCCGGACCGGTGGGCCTCGCAGCATATCTGATGGGAATTCCATTGATCCTGCAGGAACAGAATGCCAGACCCGGACTGACCAACCGGTGGTTGGCGCGGTTTGCGCGAGCGGTGCTCGTTTCATACGACGAATCACTGGACTACTTTCCCGAGGGACTCGCCAAAGTGACGGGCAACCCTGTCAGAAAGCCGTTCCTGCACTGTCCGGACAGAAGGGACCCTTCTATGACCCACGTGTTGATTACGGGCGGAAGCCAAGGCGCGCACGCCATCAATACCGTGGCGCCTGAAGCGATTAGGATGATGATCATGGATCATCGGGCCGTGCGCGTTACACATCAAGCCGGTCAAGAGGACTTGGATTTGGTGCGCGGGGCCTACGAGAACATCGGTTGCGAAGCCCGGGTCGAAGCTTTCATCCGGGACATGGCTGAAGCTGTCTCCTCGGCGGATCTCGTGCTGGGGCGCGCGGGAGCCACCAGCCTGGCCGAGATCGCGCAGGTGGGACGCGGAGCGATTCTTATCCCCTATCCCTTTGCTTCTCACAACCACCAGGAAGAAAACGCACGGGTCTGGGAAAAACGGGGAGCTGCGCGTGTACTGTTGGAAAGCGAACTCAGCGCCGAGAGTTTGGCAAAGGTGTTGGATGAACTGATAGGCGACCGATCTCGCTTGTTGGAGATGGCTGTAAACGCCCGGGGACTGAGCCGCCCCAACGCGGTCGAAGATGCGGTTGCGGCTTGCTTGGAGTATCTGCCCGATGATGAGACGCACTAA
- the ftsW gene encoding putative lipid II flippase FtsW translates to MKIKPFKPLDPSLVLTVFALVGLGVVMVLSASSALALQRYGDSYHFLKRQTFSAGIGILGLLLLSQIPYEYHRKLVYPALISALALMVMVLFPGIGYEVGGARRWLRLGGFSFQPSELAKIAFTVYLAYSLTKKGEKVREFSIGFLPHLIFLGLFVLVALLQKDLGTVVVLGLLTFAMLFIGGARTLHLFATGTAALGLLALAIVMEPYRLKRVFVYLNPWADPLDHGFQIIHSFLALGSGGIFGVGIGDGKQKLFYLPEPHTDFIFSVLGEELGLVGVSAAVALYVVLFWRGIQISRKALDPFGSLLAFGLTLLISFQVIMNIWVVMGLVPTKGMALPFMSYGGSALMMNLCVVGVLLSIRSKGRAS, encoded by the coding sequence ATGAAAATCAAACCTTTCAAGCCTCTAGATCCCTCTCTGGTCCTCACCGTCTTCGCGCTGGTGGGCCTCGGAGTGGTTATGGTGTTGAGCGCGAGTTCGGCCCTGGCCCTTCAACGGTATGGCGATTCCTATCATTTCCTGAAACGGCAGACGTTCTCCGCCGGCATCGGTATACTCGGACTCTTACTACTTTCCCAAATTCCCTATGAATACCATAGAAAACTCGTTTATCCCGCGCTGATCTCGGCCCTGGCGCTGATGGTAATGGTCTTGTTCCCCGGCATTGGTTATGAGGTCGGCGGAGCCCGAAGATGGCTTCGGTTAGGAGGCTTCTCGTTCCAGCCTTCCGAGTTGGCAAAGATAGCGTTCACGGTGTATCTGGCTTACTCGTTAACAAAGAAAGGCGAAAAGGTACGGGAGTTCTCGATCGGATTCCTCCCCCACCTCATCTTTCTGGGCCTTTTCGTACTGGTAGCTCTGCTGCAAAAGGACCTCGGCACCGTTGTCGTTTTGGGGCTGCTTACCTTTGCCATGCTCTTCATAGGAGGCGCCAGGACGCTCCACTTGTTCGCTACGGGCACGGCAGCCTTGGGTCTGCTGGCCCTGGCCATCGTGATGGAGCCCTACCGTCTGAAGAGAGTGTTCGTTTACCTGAATCCTTGGGCGGACCCACTGGACCACGGATTTCAGATCATTCATTCGTTCTTGGCCTTAGGTTCCGGGGGTATTTTCGGAGTCGGGATCGGAGACGGCAAGCAGAAGCTCTTCTATCTGCCCGAACCTCACACGGACTTCATTTTTTCCGTCCTGGGGGAGGAACTCGGCCTGGTCGGCGTCTCCGCGGCAGTGGCGCTCTACGTCGTTTTGTTCTGGAGAGGCATACAGATATCCAGAAAGGCCTTGGATCCCTTCGGATCGCTCCTTGCTTTCGGTCTTACCCTTCTGATTTCGTTCCAGGTGATCATGAACATCTGGGTTGTAATGGGTTTGGTTCCCACGAAAGGCATGGCGCTCCCGTTTATGAGCTATGGCGGTTCGGCTCTTATGATGAATCTGTGCGTAGTAGGAGTCCTGCTCAGCATCCGATCCAAAGGGCGGGCAAGCTGA
- a CDS encoding phospho-N-acetylmuramoyl-pentapeptide-transferase: protein MLYELLFPLHTLHPVFNVFRYITFRTIYAIVTALLIVFFMGPWFIDKMTRLRIGQFIREEGPTSHKPKEGTPTMGGVLILFSVLVSTLLWARLSNPYVWVVLFITLICAAIGFADDYRKLTRRHNRGLRGKSKLIAQCLASLAVALFLYFHGGFDSRLTIPFFKEINPNLGLGYALLTIFIITGSSNAVNLTDGLDGLAIGPIIVAFATYLVFCYLVGHAVIAKYLQITHIPAAGELTVFCGAMVGAGIGFLWYNTYPAQLFMGDTGSLALGGALGTVAVLIKQEILLVIVGGIFVMEALSVIFQVGFFKLTHGRRIFRMAPLHHHFELKGWPEPKVIVRFWIIAFILGLVGISTLKLR, encoded by the coding sequence ATGCTGTACGAGTTGCTGTTCCCGTTACATACGCTCCACCCTGTGTTTAATGTGTTCAGGTATATCACCTTCCGGACCATCTACGCCATTGTGACCGCCCTGCTGATCGTCTTCTTCATGGGGCCCTGGTTCATAGACAAAATGACCCGGCTTCGGATCGGTCAGTTTATACGTGAGGAAGGCCCCACCAGCCACAAGCCAAAAGAAGGCACTCCCACCATGGGAGGGGTTCTCATCCTGTTTTCGGTTCTGGTATCTACGCTGCTGTGGGCCAGGCTCAGCAACCCCTACGTCTGGGTCGTCCTTTTCATCACTTTGATTTGCGCCGCCATCGGTTTCGCGGATGACTACCGGAAGTTGACCCGACGGCACAACAGAGGGCTGCGAGGAAAATCCAAGCTCATCGCGCAGTGCCTGGCGAGCCTTGCCGTGGCTCTATTCCTATACTTTCACGGAGGCTTCGACTCCAGGCTTACCATTCCCTTCTTCAAAGAGATCAATCCGAATCTCGGCCTGGGCTACGCGTTGCTCACCATATTCATTATCACCGGTTCCTCGAACGCGGTGAATCTGACCGACGGATTGGACGGACTGGCGATCGGACCCATCATTGTGGCTTTCGCGACCTACCTCGTATTCTGCTACCTGGTGGGACACGCCGTTATAGCCAAGTATCTTCAGATTACACACATACCCGCGGCAGGCGAGCTGACGGTGTTTTGCGGAGCCATGGTCGGAGCCGGAATCGGGTTTCTCTGGTATAACACGTACCCCGCGCAGCTCTTTATGGGCGATACGGGATCGCTCGCGTTGGGAGGTGCGCTTGGCACCGTCGCCGTCCTTATAAAACAGGAGATTCTTCTCGTGATCGTGGGAGGAATCTTCGTGATGGAAGCCCTTTCCGTAATCTTTCAGGTTGGTTTCTTCAAGCTCACTCACGGTCGGCGCATCTTCCGGATGGCTCCCCTTCACCATCACTTCGAACTGAAGGGTTGGCCCGAACCGAAAGTTATCGTTCGATTTTGGATCATAGCGTTCATTTTGGGACTCGTCGGCATCAGCACCCTTAAACTCAGATAG
- a CDS encoding UDP-N-acetylmuramoyl-tripeptide--D-alanyl-D-alanine ligase, with amino-acid sequence MNWTPQQVARLVNGHIRSLGDSPRVQLLSTDTRTLKPGELFVPLVGDAFDGHRFVVESERRGAIGALVQIGRMSESELQALSKRFLVILVCDTLHALGNLAADVRRGFQGPVVAITGSNGKTTTKEMVAGILEQRGCVLKNEGNFNNLVGLPLTLFRLGTEHRFAVLEMGANNFGEIRRLMEIARPTVGMITNVDSAHLEGFGDLDGVARAKGEMIEQMSDSGAFAVNLDDPRVASKAARFRGRLISFSRTSDADVRLIRSHPTSSGLSELLLRVGRDEIRVRLNAAGEHIEQNALAATAAAYAAGADSEAIRVGLESFRPVRGRSRILTGEGGIRILDDTYNANPASMSAALKMLARVRGKGRAIAVLGHMAELGPHAEAAHRELGAQVADLGVYEAFFVGPYAESAKEGAVSHQMSSTRVHVFESLESLIDELKKLLQEDDVVLVKGSRTARMERVVNTLAEGY; translated from the coding sequence ATGAACTGGACTCCACAGCAAGTCGCGCGATTGGTGAACGGGCACATCCGGTCACTGGGGGACAGTCCCCGCGTGCAGCTCCTTTCCACGGACACGCGAACTCTCAAACCCGGAGAGCTGTTTGTGCCGTTGGTTGGAGACGCGTTCGACGGACATCGTTTCGTGGTCGAATCCGAACGGCGTGGAGCCATCGGAGCCCTGGTACAGATCGGACGCATGTCTGAGTCCGAGTTGCAGGCTCTCTCGAAACGGTTTCTGGTGATTCTGGTTTGCGACACGCTGCACGCTCTTGGAAACCTCGCTGCCGACGTCCGACGCGGCTTTCAGGGTCCCGTTGTGGCGATCACCGGAAGCAACGGCAAAACCACGACGAAAGAGATGGTGGCCGGTATCCTTGAACAACGTGGATGCGTTTTGAAAAACGAGGGAAACTTCAACAACCTGGTGGGACTTCCCCTCACCCTCTTTCGCTTGGGAACGGAGCACAGGTTCGCCGTATTGGAGATGGGCGCCAACAATTTCGGAGAGATTCGCCGTCTGATGGAAATCGCTCGACCGACGGTAGGAATGATCACCAACGTGGATTCAGCGCATCTCGAAGGGTTTGGGGATCTTGACGGCGTGGCCAGAGCCAAAGGGGAAATGATCGAGCAGATGTCCGACTCGGGTGCTTTTGCCGTGAACCTGGATGATCCGCGAGTGGCCAGTAAGGCCGCGCGCTTTCGAGGCAGGCTGATCTCATTCAGCCGTACATCGGATGCGGATGTTCGACTCATACGATCGCACCCCACTTCTTCCGGACTCTCGGAACTCCTTTTGCGGGTGGGCCGTGACGAGATTCGAGTCCGGTTGAACGCCGCCGGTGAACACATAGAACAGAATGCCCTGGCCGCGACCGCCGCCGCTTATGCGGCCGGAGCGGACAGTGAAGCGATCCGCGTGGGCCTCGAGTCCTTTCGGCCCGTCCGAGGCCGAAGCCGGATACTGACCGGTGAAGGCGGCATCCGAATCCTGGACGACACGTATAACGCCAATCCGGCCAGCATGTCGGCCGCCCTCAAGATGCTGGCCCGAGTCAGGGGAAAGGGCCGAGCCATAGCGGTTCTCGGCCACATGGCCGAACTTGGGCCACATGCGGAAGCGGCGCACCGGGAACTGGGAGCGCAAGTGGCGGACCTTGGTGTGTACGAGGCCTTTTTTGTCGGTCCGTACGCCGAGTCGGCCAAGGAAGGAGCTGTCAGCCATCAGATGAGTTCGACCCGGGTGCATGTGTTCGAATCCCTTGAATCGCTCATCGATGAACTGAAAAAACTACTGCAAGAGGACGACGTCGTTTTGGTCAAGGGAAGCCGAACGGCTCGCATGGAGCGTGTAGTGAATACTTTGGCGGAAGGATATTGA
- a CDS encoding UDP-N-acetylmuramoyl-L-alanyl-D-glutamate--2,6-diaminopimelate ligase translates to MNLEELIPPGCVIERRGPGNPTINSLAYDSRAVTPGALFAAFRGVRDHGLRHLPQAVRNGAVALLFDGEPEGGWPEFSGPALLVRDARKTLALTADRFYSHPSERMDLVGITGTNGKTTTAYLLESIFNAWGKRVGVIGTIQYRYGSREFPAATTTPESVDLQQLLKAMVDEGMTHVIMEVSSHALIQSRVTGCTFRAALFTNLSRDHLDYHRDMADYFEAKSRLFDLLTGGTHGPRPMLRLSNGDDPYGRELRLKYGSDVTTYGMTPESDVSGRILTSGLNGLEILIRWEGGQAVLVSPLIGTLNAYNVLAASATALHLGIPIEKVQEGVASMRSVPGRMQLLRGMHNEVAVIDYAHTPDALEKVLNTVATFSTGRIITVFGCGGDRDRGKRPLMGRIAGEKSDILVVTSDNPRSESPRSIIEDIESGVNEAGPVLCTVKEAGSRPKTLCYFIEEDRRTAIRSAISLAAAGDVVLIAGKGHENYQIIGNERFHFDDVEEVVNAFNLKPRIT, encoded by the coding sequence TTGAATCTCGAGGAACTCATTCCACCCGGTTGTGTCATAGAGCGGCGAGGCCCGGGGAACCCCACGATAAACAGTCTGGCCTACGACTCCCGCGCGGTGACGCCGGGAGCCCTTTTTGCGGCGTTTCGGGGAGTGAGAGACCACGGCCTCCGTCATCTGCCCCAAGCCGTTCGGAATGGAGCGGTGGCCCTTTTGTTCGACGGCGAACCGGAAGGAGGATGGCCCGAGTTTTCGGGACCTGCGCTTCTGGTCCGGGATGCTAGAAAAACACTTGCTCTGACGGCGGATCGTTTTTACTCCCATCCGTCCGAAAGAATGGATCTCGTGGGCATTACCGGGACCAACGGCAAAACGACCACGGCTTACCTTCTGGAGTCTATATTCAACGCTTGGGGAAAGCGGGTCGGTGTCATTGGAACGATCCAGTATCGATATGGAAGTCGAGAGTTTCCTGCGGCCACTACGACGCCCGAGTCCGTGGATTTGCAGCAATTATTGAAGGCGATGGTGGACGAAGGCATGACTCATGTCATCATGGAAGTGTCATCCCACGCGTTGATCCAGAGCCGCGTGACGGGATGTACTTTTCGGGCTGCATTGTTCACCAACCTCTCGAGGGATCACTTGGACTATCACAGAGACATGGCCGACTATTTCGAAGCCAAGTCACGTCTGTTTGATTTGTTGACGGGCGGAACGCATGGCCCGCGTCCCATGTTGAGGCTGAGCAACGGCGATGATCCATATGGCAGGGAACTAAGACTCAAGTACGGTTCAGACGTGACGACGTACGGCATGACTCCGGAAAGCGACGTTTCCGGGAGGATTTTGACTTCAGGCCTCAACGGCTTGGAAATCCTCATCCGTTGGGAGGGAGGTCAGGCCGTCCTGGTGTCTCCGTTAATCGGAACGCTCAATGCCTACAACGTGCTGGCTGCTTCCGCTACAGCCCTCCATCTGGGGATTCCGATAGAGAAGGTGCAAGAAGGCGTGGCGTCAATGCGGAGTGTCCCCGGCCGCATGCAGCTGCTCCGGGGAATGCATAACGAAGTGGCCGTCATAGATTACGCGCATACACCGGACGCCCTTGAAAAGGTCTTGAACACGGTGGCGACTTTTTCGACCGGCCGGATCATCACGGTCTTCGGATGCGGGGGAGATCGAGACCGAGGCAAGCGCCCCCTTATGGGGCGTATAGCCGGCGAAAAGAGCGACATACTCGTCGTGACCTCGGACAACCCTAGATCCGAATCTCCAAGGTCGATCATCGAGGATATCGAATCGGGAGTGAACGAGGCGGGGCCGGTGTTATGCACCGTGAAAGAAGCGGGTTCCCGACCGAAGACGCTCTGCTATTTCATTGAAGAAGATCGGCGTACCGCCATTCGATCGGCGATATCCCTCGCGGCTGCCGGTGACGTGGTGCTGATTGCCGGAAAAGGTCACGAAAACTATCAAATCATAGGGAACGAACGTTTCCACTTCGACGACGTGGAGGAAGTGGTGAACGCGTTCAACCTGAAACCACGAATTACATGA